From one Microbacterium sp. 10M-3C3 genomic stretch:
- a CDS encoding Fe-S protein, giving the protein MEILRHVVVLVHLVGFALLFGSWAVEAVARRVRFTRLMSWGLLVAGVAGLVLAAPFGTDGPLNYTKLAVKLVVLLVIGALLGIGGARQRRGETLPPVLFWLVGVLALGNAAIAVLW; this is encoded by the coding sequence ATGGAAATCCTGCGTCACGTCGTCGTCCTCGTCCACCTCGTCGGGTTCGCTCTCCTCTTCGGATCCTGGGCGGTCGAAGCCGTCGCCCGACGCGTCCGATTCACGCGGCTCATGAGCTGGGGGCTTCTCGTCGCCGGCGTCGCGGGGCTGGTCCTCGCCGCCCCGTTCGGGACCGACGGGCCGCTGAACTACACCAAGCTCGCCGTCAAGCTCGTCGTCCTGCTCGTGATCGGCGCGCTTCTGGGAATCGGCGGCGCGCGCCAGCGCCGCGGCGAGACGCTGCCGCCGGTGCTGTTCTGGCTCGTGGGCGTCCTGGCGCTCGGCAACGCCGCGATCGCCGTCCTGTGGTGA
- a CDS encoding ABC transporter ATP-binding protein, whose amino-acid sequence MPEPVIAARDLVKRYSAKGKPDFVAVDGLSFEVAPGESFGLLGPNGAGKSTTMKMIGAVSTRTGGDLSILGLDPDRYGPEIRSRLGVVPQQDNLDAELNARENLYIYGRYFGLPGKVCAQKADELLAFAQLEDKATNKVEQLSGGMKRRLTIARGLINNPRILLLDEPTTGLDPQARHVLWDRLFRLKERGTTLVLTTHYMDEAEQLCDRLIVVDKGRIMAEGTPASLIRDHSSREVLEVRFGSDRNEQAAVHLQGIGDRLEVLPDRILIYAHDGEAALERVTAAGHTPLTSLVRRSSLEDVFLRLTGRSLIE is encoded by the coding sequence GTGCCTGAGCCCGTGATCGCCGCCCGAGACCTCGTCAAGCGTTACAGCGCGAAGGGCAAGCCCGACTTCGTCGCCGTCGACGGGCTGTCGTTCGAGGTGGCGCCGGGCGAGTCGTTCGGCCTCCTCGGGCCCAACGGCGCCGGCAAGTCCACGACGATGAAGATGATCGGCGCGGTGTCGACCCGCACCGGCGGCGACCTCAGCATCCTGGGCCTCGACCCTGACCGGTACGGCCCCGAGATCCGCTCGCGCCTGGGCGTCGTGCCGCAGCAGGACAACCTCGACGCCGAGCTCAACGCGCGCGAGAACCTCTACATCTACGGGCGGTACTTCGGTCTGCCCGGCAAGGTGTGCGCGCAGAAGGCCGACGAGCTGCTCGCCTTCGCGCAGCTGGAGGACAAGGCGACGAACAAGGTCGAGCAGCTCTCGGGCGGCATGAAGCGACGCCTCACGATCGCGCGCGGCCTCATCAACAACCCCCGCATCCTGCTGCTGGACGAGCCGACGACGGGCCTCGACCCGCAGGCGCGACACGTGCTGTGGGACCGCCTGTTCCGCCTCAAGGAGCGGGGCACGACGCTCGTGCTCACGACGCACTACATGGACGAGGCCGAGCAGCTGTGCGACCGGCTCATCGTCGTGGACAAGGGACGCATCATGGCCGAGGGGACGCCCGCCTCGCTCATCCGCGACCACTCCAGCCGCGAGGTGCTCGAGGTGCGCTTCGGCTCCGACCGCAACGAGCAGGCCGCGGTGCACCTGCAGGGCATCGGCGATCGACTCGAGGTGCTGCCCGACCGCATACTCATCTACGCCCACGACGGCGAGGCCGCCCTCGAACGGGTCACCGCTGCCGGGCACACGCCGCTCACCTCGCTCGTGCGCCGCTCGAGCCTCGAGGACGTCTTCCTGCGTCTCACGGGAAGGTCGCTGATCGAATGA
- a CDS encoding NADP-dependent oxidoreductase, translating to MKKITETSVVEYDEPGGPDVLHLVTRPLPAPGEGEVTVEVVTTGLNHIETFVRAGTETEWHEDYPRRSGSCFAGTVVAVGPGVTAYKIGSDVVGHVRSGAQATYLTVGVDHLVPKPRTVTFETAGGLYLAGTTALDTLDELKIGPDDTVVISAAAGGVGSIEAQIAKHRGARVIGTCGDRNFDYLRQLGIIPVRYGEGIADRIREKAPDGVTAFIDNFGQDGRELAHELGVADARFRSSADRRERELALLSDEPDAVAHGTEQLKKVVDLAERRAFTVLVSGFYPLEDVAEAYDDLQKLHSRGKVVLATHPVTTRRIVKAREVMESRG from the coding sequence ATGAAGAAGATCACCGAGACCTCGGTCGTCGAGTACGACGAACCCGGGGGCCCTGACGTCCTGCACCTCGTGACGCGTCCGCTTCCCGCTCCCGGCGAGGGCGAGGTGACGGTCGAGGTCGTCACCACGGGCCTGAACCACATCGAGACGTTCGTGCGCGCCGGCACCGAGACCGAGTGGCATGAGGACTACCCGCGCCGGTCGGGCAGCTGCTTCGCGGGCACCGTGGTCGCCGTCGGACCGGGGGTCACCGCGTACAAGATCGGCTCGGACGTCGTCGGTCACGTCCGCTCGGGCGCCCAGGCGACGTACCTCACCGTCGGCGTCGATCACCTCGTGCCGAAGCCCCGCACTGTCACCTTCGAGACGGCCGGCGGGCTGTACCTCGCCGGCACGACCGCGCTGGACACGCTGGACGAGCTGAAGATCGGGCCCGATGACACGGTCGTGATCTCCGCTGCAGCCGGCGGCGTCGGCAGCATCGAGGCGCAGATCGCCAAGCACCGTGGCGCGCGCGTCATCGGCACGTGCGGCGACCGCAACTTCGACTACCTGCGACAGCTCGGCATCATCCCGGTGCGCTACGGCGAAGGCATCGCCGACCGCATCCGCGAGAAGGCGCCGGACGGCGTCACCGCCTTCATCGACAATTTCGGTCAGGACGGACGCGAGCTCGCCCACGAGCTCGGCGTCGCCGACGCACGGTTCCGCTCGAGCGCCGACCGGCGCGAGCGCGAACTCGCGCTGCTGTCGGATGAGCCCGACGCTGTCGCGCACGGCACCGAGCAGTTGAAGAAGGTCGTCGACCTCGCCGAGCGCCGCGCATTCACGGTGCTCGTGTCGGGCTTCTACCCGCTCGAGGACGTCGCGGAGGCGTACGACGACCTGCAGAAGCTGCACTCGCGCGGCAAGGTCGTGCTCGCGACGCATCCGGTGACGACCCGGCGCATCGTCAAGGCCCGTGAGGTCATGGAGTCGCGCGGCTGA
- a CDS encoding FtsX-like permease family protein produces the protein MARSRGSGRTALRVASALLVAVVVALVVIVPARLDAATTAVAAGTLADARGENAVLRVSVRVRDVTDSTDATVRGVLTDTVGERGAGVAADVRRSLTTAPIVLADGIRTVLVGADALDPGSALAEGAWPARAGEAVVAAELAAASGIRVGDRIQARGGGFVIVGTTVAGATAPPWLRVPPPDGGEDPVGAVVVADAELARLAPDAWSRWSVVPDAAQAAPRALAALPSAWRRTGPALVAAGVGDAELSGALVPTARSAVARADALAATAPVSLGVAGAVGIVAALVFAQLLVAAREERRALLWARGAGARRLTADAAGELVFPAVAGTAGGAAVAAGVLVLTRTPPSASLAAAALAPLILIAVTALVALLDARRREHRADRPGWRRVVVVAVLAVVIVLAGISSAQLLQYGSLGADGGRAGVDAVVAAAPALALVATAATAAALLAAAGRPLDRAAAAADRPSPLLVARGIFGRGALSLVPLLLAAVAVAHGVFAAGYAATWDRVAAADAAAHGGAELRVSDGTGIPDATLPEILALPGVTATAPARTRSVSVASGSATVLQIAAPAVERLAAVDAAARTRLAAAMAPAEPPGTPADGRVRVTATGEGAARLVTARVWFLDDYGCLASVDAAMVDGAAAATAPAGCGPGAAPRVVAVDLDAGAPLTDDAAVFTARVAVGANDVPLATWSVVDPDAFGTTAGTSDTMAIVVGTQRVRIVAPVASPLPAVASGGFAAASGTRPGDLVSVALGDGRDTPLVISAIVDSVPGADADAAALVDGRALTVMSLASGQGPPRPSSLWVGADDAAGVAATLPALLPTTAVVDGAGVGSARALLAGAPAIVAQGAVASAVLAIIGVAGVVVARRRRLTDERAALRVAGAPARTVRAAAAAEVFVLLAAGAAVGVAAGVVVVLVLASALAAGAATSVLSVPAAVDPATTVLIALAAAVLAAAAALAAARGARERRAT, from the coding sequence GTGGCCCGCTCCCGGGGTAGCGGTCGCACCGCTCTGCGCGTGGCGAGCGCGCTGCTCGTCGCCGTGGTCGTAGCGCTCGTCGTCATCGTGCCTGCGCGGCTGGACGCCGCCACCACCGCGGTCGCGGCCGGGACGCTCGCCGACGCGCGCGGCGAGAACGCCGTCCTCCGGGTGAGCGTGCGCGTGCGCGATGTCACCGACAGCACGGATGCGACGGTGCGCGGCGTGCTGACCGACACCGTGGGCGAGCGCGGCGCGGGCGTGGCCGCCGACGTCCGCCGCTCGCTGACGACCGCGCCGATCGTCCTCGCCGACGGCATCCGGACCGTGCTCGTCGGCGCCGACGCACTCGACCCGGGCTCCGCACTCGCCGAGGGCGCGTGGCCGGCGCGCGCCGGCGAGGCGGTCGTCGCGGCGGAACTGGCCGCCGCATCCGGCATCCGGGTCGGCGACCGCATCCAGGCGCGCGGCGGCGGCTTCGTGATCGTGGGCACGACGGTGGCCGGGGCCACCGCGCCGCCGTGGCTGCGCGTCCCGCCCCCTGACGGCGGCGAGGATCCCGTCGGCGCCGTCGTGGTCGCCGATGCCGAGCTCGCGCGACTGGCACCCGACGCGTGGTCGCGGTGGAGCGTGGTGCCCGATGCGGCGCAGGCGGCCCCGAGGGCGCTCGCAGCGCTCCCGTCCGCATGGCGGCGCACCGGCCCGGCGCTCGTGGCGGCCGGAGTCGGCGACGCCGAGCTGTCGGGCGCCCTCGTCCCGACGGCGCGCTCGGCCGTCGCGCGCGCTGACGCGCTCGCCGCCACCGCGCCGGTGTCGCTGGGTGTCGCGGGCGCCGTCGGCATCGTCGCCGCTCTCGTCTTCGCGCAGCTGCTGGTCGCCGCCCGGGAGGAGCGCCGCGCACTCCTGTGGGCTCGCGGAGCCGGCGCGCGTCGGCTCACGGCAGACGCGGCGGGCGAGCTCGTCTTCCCCGCGGTCGCCGGAACGGCCGGAGGAGCCGCCGTGGCGGCGGGGGTGCTCGTGCTCACGCGTACGCCGCCCAGCGCGTCCCTGGCGGCGGCGGCCCTCGCGCCGCTCATCCTGATCGCGGTCACCGCGCTCGTCGCGCTGCTCGATGCGCGACGGCGCGAGCACCGCGCGGACCGACCTGGGTGGCGACGCGTCGTCGTGGTGGCGGTGCTCGCGGTCGTGATCGTCCTCGCCGGCATCTCGAGCGCGCAGCTGCTGCAGTACGGATCCCTGGGCGCCGACGGCGGGCGCGCGGGGGTCGACGCCGTCGTCGCCGCGGCGCCTGCGCTCGCCCTCGTCGCGACCGCAGCGACCGCCGCCGCACTGCTCGCGGCGGCAGGCCGCCCGCTCGACCGGGCGGCGGCCGCCGCTGACCGACCCTCGCCCCTTCTCGTCGCGCGGGGGATTTTCGGACGGGGTGCGCTGTCGCTCGTGCCGCTGCTCCTGGCCGCGGTCGCCGTCGCGCACGGCGTGTTCGCCGCCGGGTACGCGGCGACGTGGGATCGCGTCGCCGCTGCGGACGCCGCCGCGCACGGCGGCGCGGAACTGCGCGTGAGCGACGGCACCGGGATCCCCGACGCGACGCTCCCCGAGATCCTCGCCCTTCCCGGCGTCACGGCGACCGCTCCCGCGCGTACCCGCAGCGTCTCGGTGGCATCGGGCTCGGCGACGGTGCTGCAGATCGCCGCGCCGGCGGTCGAGCGGCTCGCCGCCGTCGACGCGGCCGCACGCACTCGGCTGGCGGCGGCCATGGCGCCCGCCGAGCCGCCCGGCACCCCCGCCGACGGCCGCGTCCGCGTCACGGCGACGGGCGAGGGCGCGGCCCGACTCGTGACAGCACGCGTGTGGTTCCTCGATGACTACGGCTGCCTCGCGTCCGTCGACGCGGCCATGGTCGACGGCGCCGCGGCCGCGACGGCGCCGGCCGGCTGCGGGCCCGGTGCCGCGCCCCGCGTCGTCGCCGTCGACCTCGACGCGGGCGCTCCGCTGACCGACGATGCGGCGGTGTTCACCGCGCGTGTCGCCGTCGGGGCGAACGACGTGCCGCTCGCGACGTGGTCGGTCGTCGACCCCGACGCGTTCGGTACCACGGCCGGCACGTCCGACACCATGGCGATCGTCGTCGGCACGCAGCGCGTCCGCATCGTGGCGCCGGTCGCCTCGCCGCTGCCGGCCGTCGCGTCCGGCGGCTTCGCGGCCGCATCCGGCACCCGTCCGGGCGACCTCGTGAGTGTCGCGCTGGGCGACGGTCGCGATACGCCGCTCGTGATCAGCGCGATCGTCGACTCGGTCCCGGGGGCCGACGCGGACGCCGCTGCCCTCGTCGACGGTCGCGCGCTGACGGTGATGTCCCTGGCGTCGGGTCAGGGGCCGCCGCGTCCGTCGTCGCTGTGGGTGGGTGCGGACGACGCGGCGGGCGTGGCGGCGACGCTGCCCGCGCTGCTGCCCACGACCGCGGTCGTCGACGGCGCCGGCGTCGGCTCCGCACGCGCGCTCCTCGCCGGCGCCCCCGCGATCGTCGCGCAGGGGGCGGTCGCCTCGGCCGTGCTCGCGATCATCGGCGTCGCCGGCGTCGTCGTGGCGCGCCGACGTCGTCTCACCGACGAGCGCGCGGCGCTGCGGGTGGCGGGAGCGCCCGCGCGCACCGTCCGTGCCGCGGCCGCCGCCGAGGTCTTCGTCCTCCTCGCGGCCGGGGCCGCCGTGGGGGTGGCCGCCGGTGTGGTCGTCGTGCTGGTCCTCGCGTCCGCCCTCGCCGCGGGCGCGGCGACGAGTGTCCTGTCCGTCCCGGCCGCCGTCGATCCGGCCACGACCGTGCTCATCGCGCTCGCCGCCGCGGTGCTCGCCGCGGCC
- a CDS encoding ABC transporter permease codes for MTATGIATRPAARRRGGVRALWAGNPQAVLQRGFLAARSSNWIVVVSGFFEPVLYLASMGIGLGALVGDVATSTGLVVPYAAYIAPALLAVSAMNGAVYDSTWNVFFKLNYGKQYEGMLSTSLGPLDVALGEILYALLRGLLYACGFMVIMQLFGLNLAPTAILALPSVLLIAFGFASLGMAITSYMKTFQQMDWINLIMLPMFLFSATFFPITQYPAAIQLVVQAFPLWHGVELIRGLTTGSLSPVLLWHVLYFVVMIAVGLVFTTKRLRALFLD; via the coding sequence ATGACCGCCACGGGAATCGCGACCCGGCCGGCTGCGCGCCGGCGCGGCGGCGTGCGGGCGCTGTGGGCGGGCAACCCGCAGGCCGTGCTCCAGCGCGGGTTCCTCGCCGCCCGGTCGTCGAACTGGATCGTCGTGGTCTCGGGCTTCTTCGAGCCGGTGCTGTACCTCGCGTCGATGGGCATCGGGCTCGGGGCGCTCGTCGGCGACGTGGCGACGTCCACCGGGCTCGTCGTGCCCTACGCCGCCTACATCGCGCCCGCGCTCCTGGCCGTCTCGGCCATGAACGGCGCCGTGTACGACTCGACGTGGAACGTCTTCTTCAAGCTCAACTACGGCAAGCAGTACGAGGGGATGCTCTCGACCTCGCTCGGTCCGCTCGATGTCGCACTCGGCGAGATCCTCTACGCCCTGCTGCGGGGCCTGCTGTACGCGTGCGGCTTCATGGTGATCATGCAGCTCTTCGGGCTGAACCTCGCACCCACGGCGATCCTCGCGCTGCCCTCGGTGCTGCTCATCGCGTTCGGCTTCGCGAGCCTGGGCATGGCGATCACGAGCTACATGAAGACGTTCCAGCAGATGGACTGGATCAACCTCATCATGCTGCCGATGTTCCTGTTCTCGGCGACGTTCTTCCCGATCACGCAGTACCCCGCGGCCATCCAGCTCGTCGTGCAGGCGTTCCCGCTGTGGCACGGCGTCGAGCTCATCCGCGGACTCACGACGGGCTCGCTCTCACCCGTGCTGCTGTGGCACGTGCTCTACTTCGTCGTGATGATCGCCGTGGGCCTCGTCTTCACGACGAAGCGCCTGCGCGCGCTGTTCCTCGACTGA
- a CDS encoding HNH endonuclease signature motif containing protein, giving the protein MNTSASIAHPDQDDVALADIVDRLVAADEAIAEIEADKIVQLAAALRIAKKRAATQSVETRMRELEERSIASEIGTALRVHDRAIQNRMHAALELVEGYPATLDALAESRISARHAMVIVEEGRDLTAPDTRALYERTVLERAYLVTAPATRTFAMQVAQELHPRSITERHATAVQKRRVWVQDLGDGMAELGIIASAVLVHGTMDRLTQCANQIKAVAVEEPADVEVDEDDAVYDQRNIDQIRADLATDILLTGGPSVDPTTGAITGALGGLAAIHARASIVIPALTAAGLADRGASVDGAIPVDADTARCLLAGAPSWERILTHPIHGHVLATDTYRRPANLDRYLAARDIHCRFPGCRRPARQCDRDHNQDWALGGTTEACNLACLCKRHHTLKTEKPWKPVQLRDGSIRWTSPLGRVSTDPPERYVIFRDEPDPPPGDPPF; this is encoded by the coding sequence ATGAACACCTCCGCGAGCATCGCTCATCCCGACCAGGATGACGTCGCGCTCGCGGACATCGTCGACCGGCTCGTCGCGGCCGACGAGGCGATCGCGGAGATCGAAGCCGACAAGATCGTCCAGCTGGCCGCGGCTCTCCGCATCGCGAAGAAGCGCGCCGCCACGCAGTCTGTCGAGACCCGGATGCGGGAGCTCGAGGAACGTTCGATCGCGTCGGAGATCGGCACGGCGCTCCGGGTGCATGACAGAGCGATCCAGAACCGGATGCATGCCGCCCTCGAACTGGTCGAGGGCTACCCGGCGACGCTCGACGCCCTGGCGGAGAGCCGCATCTCGGCGCGTCACGCGATGGTCATCGTCGAAGAAGGCCGCGACCTCACCGCCCCGGACACCCGAGCGCTGTACGAGCGCACCGTGCTGGAGCGGGCGTACCTGGTCACGGCGCCGGCGACCCGCACCTTCGCGATGCAGGTGGCGCAGGAGCTGCACCCGCGGTCGATCACGGAACGGCACGCGACCGCGGTGCAGAAGCGGAGAGTGTGGGTGCAGGACCTCGGCGACGGCATGGCCGAGCTCGGCATCATCGCCTCCGCTGTGCTGGTGCACGGGACGATGGACCGGCTCACCCAGTGCGCCAACCAGATCAAAGCCGTCGCGGTGGAGGAACCCGCCGACGTCGAGGTGGACGAGGACGACGCGGTCTACGACCAGCGCAACATCGACCAGATCCGCGCCGATCTCGCCACCGACATCCTCCTCACCGGCGGCCCAAGCGTCGACCCGACCACCGGCGCCATCACCGGCGCACTCGGCGGGCTCGCCGCCATCCACGCCCGCGCGTCGATCGTCATCCCCGCGCTCACCGCCGCCGGGCTCGCCGACCGCGGCGCGAGCGTCGACGGCGCCATCCCGGTCGATGCCGACACCGCCCGATGCCTGCTCGCGGGGGCGCCGTCGTGGGAGCGGATCCTCACCCATCCCATCCACGGGCACGTGCTCGCGACCGACACCTACCGGCGACCCGCGAACCTCGACCGCTACCTCGCCGCCCGCGACATCCACTGCCGGTTCCCCGGCTGCCGCAGACCCGCGCGCCAGTGCGACCGCGACCACAACCAGGACTGGGCGCTCGGCGGCACCACCGAAGCGTGCAACCTCGCGTGCTTGTGCAAGAGGCACCACACCCTCAAGACCGAGAAACCCTGGAAACCGGTGCAGCTCCGGGACGGCAGCATCCGCTGGACCAGCCCCCTCGGCAGGGTCTCCACCGACCCACCCGAGCGATACGTCATCTTCCGCGACGAACCCGACCCCCCACCCGGCGACCCACCCTTCTGA
- a CDS encoding ABC transporter permease, producing the protein MTAPSNPDAAPAAVVHPSLDELRAEALKWARKPRRRGSWYVTEHMVRTMRAYGWTIVIGALGQPILYLLGLGLGLAALIQGDIDDGGRAVSYLVFIAPALLATAAIGVASEEFTYPVMSGFKWRRYFYGFNASPLSSPQIANGVVLGACARMFVGVAAYYLFIWVFGAVPNPATGWLSIFVGLLAGVSFGAPLMAYAASIEDDKGQFALVQRFIFVPMFLFSGTFYPLSTLPWFLQPIGWVSPLWHATELGRMLTYGPIDALPALGHLAYLLVLAAGGYLAARRIFERRLAR; encoded by the coding sequence ATGACCGCGCCGTCGAATCCGGATGCCGCGCCCGCGGCCGTTGTGCACCCCTCGCTCGACGAGCTGCGCGCCGAGGCATTGAAGTGGGCGCGCAAGCCGCGGCGGCGCGGCTCGTGGTACGTCACGGAGCACATGGTGCGCACGATGCGCGCGTACGGCTGGACGATCGTCATCGGCGCGCTCGGCCAGCCGATCCTGTACCTCCTCGGCCTCGGGCTGGGCCTCGCCGCCCTCATCCAGGGTGACATCGACGACGGCGGTCGCGCCGTGTCGTACCTCGTGTTCATCGCGCCCGCCCTTCTCGCCACGGCCGCGATCGGCGTCGCGTCGGAGGAGTTCACCTACCCCGTGATGTCGGGCTTCAAGTGGCGGCGCTACTTCTACGGCTTCAACGCGTCGCCGCTGTCGTCGCCGCAGATCGCGAACGGCGTGGTGCTCGGCGCGTGCGCGCGCATGTTCGTCGGCGTCGCCGCCTACTACCTGTTCATCTGGGTCTTCGGCGCCGTGCCGAACCCCGCGACCGGATGGCTCTCCATCTTCGTCGGGCTTCTCGCGGGCGTCAGCTTCGGTGCACCGCTCATGGCGTACGCCGCGTCGATCGAAGACGACAAGGGTCAGTTCGCGCTCGTGCAGCGATTCATCTTCGTGCCGATGTTCCTCTTCTCCGGCACGTTCTACCCGCTGTCGACGCTGCCGTGGTTCCTTCAGCCCATCGGGTGGGTCTCGCCCCTGTGGCATGCCACCGAGCTCGGGCGGATGCTGACGTACGGCCCGATCGACGCACTCCCCGCGCTCGGTCATCTCGCGTACCTGCTCGTGCTCGCCGCCGGCGGTTACCTCGCCGCGCGCCGCATCTTCGAACGGAGGCTCGCGAGATGA
- a CDS encoding MFS transporter — MSSASPATASPAAAPANPRSRVITASLVGTTIEFYDFYAYATAAVLVFPLLFFPTGNETTSLLLSFSVFGAAMVARPLGAIVFGHFGDRFGRKATLVASLLTMGVATFLIGCLPTVNEIGVWAAVLLLVLRLAQGFALGGEWSGAALVATENAPQGKRAWYGTFPQLGAPIGFIIANTVFLVINFALPHPDGTAQRSAEFLAWGWRVPFLFSAVMVIVGLWVRLRLVESDSFTRAEKQGAIRRFPLGAAIRSNWRQLILGTFIMLATYVLFYLMTSFTLSFGTKPTTEAAQAAAEAAGQPFDAAAYVPGLGFGYTDFVIMQIIGVVFFGVFTLLSGPVADAVGRKKLLIWVTAAIIVFGLTFVVFLSPMADPKFTGALVQAFLIFGFVLMGTTFGPMGAVLPELFPTNVRYTGSAVSYNVSSILGAALAPLVAVALWAAADGSPWLVGLYLSAMGVLTLIALVLAPETKDVDYDENIGAGATGSL; from the coding sequence ATGTCCTCCGCTTCCCCCGCCACCGCCTCCCCCGCCGCAGCTCCTGCGAACCCGCGCTCGCGCGTCATCACCGCGAGCCTCGTGGGCACCACGATCGAGTTCTACGACTTCTACGCGTACGCGACGGCGGCCGTGCTGGTCTTCCCGCTGCTGTTCTTCCCGACCGGCAACGAGACCACGTCGCTGCTGCTGTCCTTCAGCGTCTTCGGCGCCGCCATGGTCGCGCGCCCCCTCGGCGCGATCGTCTTCGGGCACTTCGGCGACCGCTTCGGCCGCAAGGCCACGCTCGTCGCGTCGCTGCTCACGATGGGTGTCGCCACCTTCCTCATCGGCTGCCTGCCCACCGTCAACGAGATCGGCGTGTGGGCCGCTGTGCTCCTCCTCGTGCTGCGTCTCGCGCAGGGCTTCGCGCTCGGCGGCGAGTGGTCGGGCGCCGCGCTCGTGGCCACCGAGAACGCGCCGCAGGGCAAGCGCGCGTGGTACGGCACGTTCCCGCAGCTGGGCGCCCCGATCGGTTTCATCATCGCCAACACGGTGTTCCTCGTGATCAACTTCGCGCTGCCCCACCCGGATGGCACGGCGCAGCGCTCCGCGGAGTTCCTGGCGTGGGGGTGGCGCGTGCCGTTCCTGTTCTCCGCGGTCATGGTGATCGTCGGCCTGTGGGTGCGTCTGCGCCTTGTCGAGTCCGATTCGTTCACGCGCGCCGAGAAGCAGGGGGCGATCCGCCGCTTCCCGCTGGGCGCCGCGATCCGCAGCAACTGGCGTCAGCTGATCCTCGGCACGTTCATCATGCTCGCCACCTACGTGCTCTTCTACCTCATGACGAGCTTCACGCTGTCGTTCGGCACGAAGCCGACGACCGAGGCCGCGCAGGCCGCGGCCGAGGCGGCCGGCCAGCCGTTCGACGCGGCGGCGTACGTGCCGGGCCTCGGCTTCGGCTACACCGACTTCGTCATCATGCAGATCATCGGCGTGGTGTTCTTCGGCGTCTTCACGCTCCTGTCGGGCCCGGTCGCCGACGCGGTGGGCCGGAAGAAGCTGCTCATCTGGGTGACGGCGGCGATCATCGTCTTCGGCCTCACGTTCGTGGTCTTCCTCTCCCCGATGGCCGACCCGAAGTTCACCGGCGCCCTCGTGCAGGCGTTCCTCATCTTCGGATTCGTCCTCATGGGAACGACGTTCGGGCCGATGGGCGCGGTGCTCCCGGAGCTGTTCCCGACGAACGTGCGCTACACCGGCTCAGCCGTGTCGTACAACGTGTCGTCGATCCTGGGCGCCGCGCTCGCGCCGCTCGTGGCCGTCGCCCTGTGGGCTGCGGCCGACGGCAGCCCGTGGCTGGTCGGCCTGTACCTGTCGGCGATGGGCGTGCTCACCCTCATCGCGCTCGTGCTCGCGCCCGAGACGAAGGACGTCGACTACGACGAGAACATCGGCGCGGGAGCCACCGGCTCCCTCTGA
- a CDS encoding family 16 glycosylhydrolase yields MNDTALFPAAPLRSPDLHDDFARGLDRSRWVAHYLPHWTTPDRSAARVRAVPGGLELRIEADQPDWRPEDAPLRVSNLQTGVFSGPRGSARGTHRHRDDVTVRSETGQRLLFAPSAGRVDLTVSASRDPGCMTAAWLVGTEHLSPDDAGEICVFEIDADAIGATTTARSGIKAHGDARLVDDMREVVAPLDASRPHTWSVVWGDGETVIGCDGRVVRRIRQSPDYPLLLLVDLFEVAPPGGTYPKTAVLHEVTGWADEPQPRAT; encoded by the coding sequence ATGAACGACACCGCACTCTTCCCGGCAGCCCCGCTGCGCTCGCCCGACCTGCACGATGACTTCGCGCGCGGACTCGACCGCTCCCGCTGGGTCGCGCACTACCTCCCGCACTGGACGACGCCCGACCGCTCCGCCGCGCGTGTGCGCGCGGTGCCCGGCGGACTCGAACTGCGGATCGAGGCCGACCAGCCCGACTGGCGGCCCGAAGACGCGCCGCTGCGCGTCTCCAACCTCCAGACGGGCGTCTTCTCCGGCCCGCGCGGCTCGGCGCGCGGCACGCACCGCCACCGCGACGACGTGACCGTGCGCAGCGAGACCGGCCAGCGGCTGCTGTTCGCGCCGTCCGCGGGGCGGGTCGACCTCACGGTGTCCGCGAGCCGCGATCCCGGATGCATGACGGCCGCGTGGCTCGTCGGCACCGAGCATCTGTCACCCGACGACGCCGGGGAGATCTGCGTGTTCGAGATCGACGCGGACGCGATCGGCGCGACCACGACCGCCCGCAGCGGCATCAAGGCGCACGGCGACGCCCGGCTCGTCGACGACATGCGCGAAGTCGTCGCGCCGCTGGATGCGAGCCGTCCGCACACGTGGAGCGTCGTCTGGGGCGATGGGGAGACGGTGATCGGATGCGACGGGCGCGTCGTCCGCCGCATCCGGCAGTCACCCGACTACCCGCTCCTCCTGCTCGTCGACCTGTTCGAGGTCGCGCCTCCCGGCGGCACCTACCCGAAGACCGCCGTCCTGCACGAGGTGACGGGCTGGGCGGACGAGCCTCAGCCGCGCGCGACCTGA